The Candidatus Minimicrobia sp. QA0096 DNA segment AATCAGCCAAAAATAAAGCGCAATCTGGCGACGTGGTGATTCTTAGTCCGGCGGCCGCCAGCTTTGATATGTTTAAGAGCTATTCTGATCGTGGTGAGCAATTTGTCGCCGCCGTAGAAGAGCTTTAATCTTGATAGACTTCTGGTTTTAAGACGCCGATGTATGGCAAGTTGCGATATTGTTGGCGAAAATCCAGACCGTAGCCAACGACAAATTCATTCGGTGTATCGATGCCGACGTAATCGGCTTTTGCGTCAACTTCGCGCCGTGCTGGTTTGTCTAATAGCGAGCATATTTTTACCGACGCAGCATTTTTTGCGGCAAATAACTCTCTTAGCGCCTGGGCGGTTCGACCGCTGTCAATTATGTCCTCAACTATCAACACATGCCTATCCGTTACGTCGGTATCCAAATCTTTGATAATTTTTACAGATCCAGAAGATTTTGTGTCGTCGCCGTAACTGGAAACCGCCATGAAATCAATTTCCATATAGCAATCCATCGCCTGTATCAAGTCGATCATAAACGGCGCCGCGCCGCGTAAAATACCCACGACAACAGGATTTTCATCGTGATAATCCTCGGTCAATTTTTTCCCAAGTTTTTGAACTGCCGTTTTTATTTCTTCGTTCGTAAATAGAATTTTCTCAATGTCTTTATCCATCTTTTTATTTTAACAGAGAATTGAGCGTTGAAAAATGGTACAATAAAATATATGCAACCGCTAAAAAAGAAAATTGGTGAATTAGAAAAAGAAATTGAACAGGCTAAAAAAGCGCTGAAGTTTTCTGATTTAGAGCAGAAATTGGCGGAGCTGGACGATCAATTAAACCAGCCAGAAATTTGGAATAATCCTGATTACGCCCAAGAATTAACGAAACAAGCGTCGAGCCTTCGTCAGACAGTTGAGCCTTGGCAGACTCTGACGGTGCAGGTTGGTGATATGGTGGAGCTGATGGAGCTTGGTGATGACGATTTGTTGCCGGAATTCCAAGCGCAGGTTGCGGCGATTGAAAAGAGTTTTGATAGGCATAAAACCGATTTGCTATTCTCTGGCGAATATGACAATCGTTCGGCAATTATGCGCATTTCCGCTGGCGTGGGTGGGCTGGATGCGCAGGATTTTGCGGCGATGTTGGAGCGAATGTATTTGCGCTGGGCGGAAAAATCTGGAATGAAAGTTGATACGCTGGAATGCTCGACAAATGACGACGCTGGAATTAAAACGGTCGTTTTGGAGATTTCTGGATCTTTTGCTTATGGGAAATTGCGGTCGGAAAATGGCGTGCATCGTTTGGTGCGATTAAGTCCGTTTAATGCGGACAATTTGCGCCAGACTAGTTTTGCGCTTGTCGAGGTTTTGCCGAAAATTGACGCGCCCGATGAAATATCAATTGACCCGAATGATTTAAGAATTGATGTCTATCGTTCGGGCGGCAAAGGTGGTCAAGGTGTGAATACGACAGATTCGGCGGTTCGAGTGACGCATGAGCCGACAGGGATTACGGTGGCTATTCAGAATGAGCGCTCGCAGATTCAGAACAAAGAAACGGCGTTGAAGATTCTGCGGTCAAAATTGCTAGCGATGAAATTAGAGCAACACGCCGAAACTCTGTCTGATCTTAGGGCTGGCGAATCGGCAAACTGGGGTAGCCAAATTAGAAATTACGTTTTGCATCCATATACGCTAGTTAAAGATACGCGCACAAAGCACGAAAACCGCAATGCTCAAGGCGTTTTGGACGGCGATATTGACGAATTTATTACGGCGTATTTAGAACAAAACACTAATTCTAAAAATATTTAGCTTATGGTATAATACTATCAATGATTCTGTTAGATAGGGTAACGAAGAACTACGGAAAAAGTAACAAGCCGGCGCTGAATCGAGCAAGCATTCATGTTGGCGCTGGTGAGTTTGTGATTATTGTCGGCACGTCGGGTGCTGGCAAATCGACACTTTTGAAGCTTTTGACTCGCGAAGAAAAGCCAAGCTCTGGAAAAATTGTGGTTGGCGGAATTGATTATGACAATTTGAAGGACAAGCATATTCCGCTGTTGCGTCGGAAAATTGGCGTGGTTTTTCAGGATTTTAAGTTG contains these protein-coding regions:
- the prfB gene encoding peptide chain release factor 2, whose translation is MQPLKKKIGELEKEIEQAKKALKFSDLEQKLAELDDQLNQPEIWNNPDYAQELTKQASSLRQTVEPWQTLTVQVGDMVELMELGDDDLLPEFQAQVAAIEKSFDRHKTDLLFSGEYDNRSAIMRISAGVGGLDAQDFAAMLERMYLRWAEKSGMKVDTLECSTNDDAGIKTVVLEISGSFAYGKLRSENGVHRLVRLSPFNADNLRQTSFALVEVLPKIDAPDEISIDPNDLRIDVYRSGGKGGQGVNTTDSAVRVTHEPTGITVAIQNERSQIQNKETALKILRSKLLAMKLEQHAETLSDLRAGESANWGSQIRNYVLHPYTLVKDTRTKHENRNAQGVLDGDIDEFITAYLEQNTNSKNI
- the hpt gene encoding hypoxanthine phosphoribosyltransferase, giving the protein MDKDIEKILFTNEEIKTAVQKLGKKLTEDYHDENPVVVGILRGAAPFMIDLIQAMDCYMEIDFMAVSSYGDDTKSSGSVKIIKDLDTDVTDRHVLIVEDIIDSGRTAQALRELFAAKNAASVKICSLLDKPARREVDAKADYVGIDTPNEFVVGYGLDFRQQYRNLPYIGVLKPEVYQD